A window of Candidatus Thermoplasmatota archaeon genomic DNA:
GTGAAAAACTTGGACATGATGACTTTGCAAAGGTTCAATCACTTTTAGAAAAATCTCGACATCTTATCTATTTTACTGATAATAGTGGTGAAATTGTTTTTGATAAGATCGTGTGTCAAGAGTTGAAAAAAGCGTATCCTGAGCTTGATATTACGTTGGTTGTTCGGGGAAAACCAGTGCTTAGTGATGCAACATTAGCTGATGTGAAGCAAATAGGGTTTGATTCGGTTGTCGATCGAGTTCTTACGACAGGATGTTTTGCGGTTGGAGTTGATTTTCGAAGATTGCCTAAACAGGTTAAACAGAGATTAGATTCTGCTGATTTAATTGTTTGTAAGGGAATGGCAAATTATGAGACGTTTTCTGAAACACGGTATAAACCTATTCTATATTTATTACGGACGAAATGTAGTCCTATTGCTCGTTCTATGGGATTACCGGTTAATAAAAACATTATTAAACTCGAATATTGACTGCTTAAACGATTTTAGAGATAAATACGCGTTTTTAAGCTCGCTTTTCATTAAAGATATCAGCTGGCGCTATACAAACGTTGTACTTTTTACCTTTACTAGTTGTTACGTTTAATAATAATTTTAGTAAAATTTATATATCTATAAATATAATATACTATTGCAGGTATATAGATATGGGGGAAAATAATAGTGAGCAACTCTTAAAAGATGCGATTTACTGGCATCTCATTGGACTCGGATACACTGAGTTTCAAGCTGAAGTGGAAGCACAACGGCGATTAAAACAACAACGACAGTCTGAGATATAAAAAGTGATGCCGTTTTTTTTAGTGTAATATTCAAAAAATAATAGCCAAATAATAACAAAAATTATTTCTTAGGAGAGATGGAAAGGATCTGGAAGGATGTAGGAGAGATGGAAGGAAAAGGAATGAAAAGAATACTCCAGATCCTCTTAAGTTATACTTTGTAAAAAGTAATTTATAAATATTTTTATTCATTTTGTCATTTTGAAAAACAGTCATGAGAGATAATCTTTTATTGGTCTTTGAGCAGGTCAAATGCTTTTTCAACAGCATCAAACGCTGTATCAGCAATGTAATAGGGATTATCCTGACTATTTATATGAAAAGCCCCAGAAATTAACGCATCAACACATCCACCGGTACCACGTATGAGAACAACTGGTTTCTTTATAATAAATGCATACGTAAGTTCATTTAAAGTACCCCATCGACCTGCCAGAGCTATAACAACATCGCTAAAACCAACAACCAGCGTATTCCTGCGAGATCCTAGGCCAGAAATTAATCCAATATCAACGTACGGATTTGCTTCTTGTTTTGATTCGGGAAGGATCCCTATAGTCACACCACCTGCCTGACATGCACCAAAACAAGCAGCCTGCATGATGCCGCTCCGACCTCCACAAAGAAGAACACCATTTCGCTGAGCAATAAAACGACCAACATCCTCAGCAACTTTTAGAGCATAAGAACTTAAATGTATGTCTGATCCATCACTGCCGCAGACCGCAATAATTGATCTCATATGAGCGACTATACTTTAGATGCTTTTAAGCATTCCTAAAAGGATAAAATATAATGTATTTGTTATGTTGTAGTTGTTGTCTCATCTTGTTTTCGTGTTTTCGTATAACATCGGGTTTTTCTTCCTTTTTTCGATACTTGAATGATATCTGCTTGCGCTAAGATTTTAATGTTATAATTAATGGTTTGAGGTTTTTGATGGAGTACACGTGCTATTTCCTTTTGATGGATGCCTGGATTTTGCTGAATAAGATTTACAATTTGTATCTGCAGTTCAGTTAATCGGAATCGTTCTTCTTTTGGAAATTTCATTGCCGTTGGATAAAAAGCTCGGTACCGTAACCCTTCCCGTCGTGATTTGATCAATTCTGTTTTTTCAAGGACCCACAAATGATATGACAAGGTTCCGTTTTTCACATCAATTTTTCGCCGTATCTGATTGTAATGAACACCTGGATTTGTTTTGATAAATCCATAGATTTGACCTCGGACAAATTGATCAAGAACATCTTCTTTTTGAATTCTGGTATACAGTGGAATAAATACTATTAAGAGTGCAAGAAATTTATATTTTCCAGTTTCCGTAAGTGCAATAAAACCAAGGGTGAGTAACCCAAGACTAGTCGATGTGGTAACAGCAACTGGTTCTTTATTTGCTTCGAGTACGTAATACGAACGAAGCAGGTCCCCTTCATATTCAACAGTACAATTTTTATTCAATTCATACGTAAAACCAAAAGAATCTGTAATGGCAAACACAATAGTATACTGGCCACTGTTGGTATACGTATGAGTAATTACCTGATCATCTTTTGTATAGGTTTCTATTGTTTCATCACCCCAATCTATCGTATAATGATTAATATTTTCGTGAAAAACAGGGCTTGAAAAAGAGGGAAGTGTGATCGTGACTTGATAGTGGTCCAGTTTTGGTATCTTTTGGGCAATCAACGCTGATGACGTTATTTTTTCAACAGGAAGAATTAACACATTACTCGCTTTAATAGTATCTGGTTGTTCAGGTATTGAAATCAAGATATCTTTCTCATGAGATGTAAGTCTTGTTCCCTCAGGAAATACTGTTTTTTCAACATCTGCATAGTCAACACCGATACGATTGTTTGGAAGTTGTATAACGGTGCTGTTTTCAGGAAGTTCGATAACGGTTGTTTTTGTTCCATTGATGATTTGAGGATACTTTTTTAATGATGTTTTTGTAATAAGTGAGGTGTACGGCACATTTGATTTTTCACCAGTAGTATCTATCTCATGGTGTTTTTGTGCAGAGGATGTGTTTGCCGGGGATGTTTCAGATGAACTATAGTCAGATGCAAATACGAGAATATTTAGCGAGCAGATAATAACAGCTAATAAAAAATATAAAACGAAGATGATTGTTTGTATTCGTCCCCTTGCGTTCATGAATCTTAAAATATTTAAAGAACTAGATGTTTTTATATGTTTTGAGACAAAATTTTGATAGTGTGACAAAAGGTTCTAGTGTTGAAAATACAGATGGGATTTAAATAGAGTGGTTATATACAACGTAGCAAGGAACCTCAAAATGACTAATGATTCATCTCCGATTTTAAATACTACCTCTATGCAATCAGGTATCGGTCGAGAAGTACCGAACAGAAAATCCGCTGAAGCTGTTATTGTTTTAGAGAATGTTTGTAAATACTATCATGTACAAAAAGCGGTTGATTCGATTTCTTTTTCTGTGGGTAGAGGTGAGATTTTTGGTTTTCTTGGTCCGAATGGTGCTGGGAAAACAACGACAATAAAAATGATCACAACGTTGCTTCGGCCTACTCAAGGCTCAATTCAGGTGTGTGGTTTTGATGTGCAAAAAGATCCTCTTGAAGTTAAACGACGAATTGGGTATATGCCCGATGTTCCTGGTTTTTATGGTGAGATGAGTGCATTTGAGATTCTTGAGTATTATGCTGAATTTTACAAAATACCACGAGAGGTACGTCGGAAAAAAATTGATGAACTTTTAACGATGATGCATCTGATCGACGTGAAAGACAAAAAGATTAAAACGTTTTCTCGAGGGATGAAACAAAAAGTTGGTTTTGCATCAGCACTCTTGAATGATCCTGAAGTGCTGATTTTAGATGAGCCGACGATTGGTCTGGATCCGGAAACAATCCATCTGTTTCGAACAGTCATACGATCGCTCAATGAGAAAGGGGTGACAATTTTTTTATCATCACACATACTCTCTGAGGTTCAGGCGATTTGTGATCATGTCGGAATCATCCGGCAAGGAAAAATCATTGCTGTTGATTCTATTCAAGGGTTGAGTAAAAAGGTTTCAGAAAAGAAAAACATGCTCCTCATTGTATCGTATGAGAATATGACTGATGAGGCTGTAGATGTGGTTCAACAGATTCCAGGAGTGATACGGGTTGTAAATAACAGTGAAGCAAAAAAATTGGAAGTTGAGATATCTCCGGAAAAAGCAAGCATCTCATTGATTAACCATACCCTAGTGCAGCACGGTATCGGTGTGACT
This region includes:
- a CDS encoding ARMT1-like domain-containing protein — its product is MKIQTECIPCLIKRVIFEVEQSTSDKNLQIRIIQNICHLLGDLYDPDECSAYIATKVHQRTYQLLKDTDPYAVLKDQSNSVACSLVADVTRCVAQSKNPIKTSMICAIVGNILDFGIDGGSTNPENLTNLFYKLYREKLGHDDFAKVQSLLEKSRHLIYFTDNSGEIVFDKIVCQELKKAYPELDITLVVRGKPVLSDATLADVKQIGFDSVVDRVLTTGCFAVGVDFRRLPKQVKQRLDSADLIVCKGMANYETFSETRYKPILYLLRTKCSPIARSMGLPVNKNIIKLEY
- a CDS encoding TIGR00725 family protein, which encodes MRSIIAVCGSDGSDIHLSSYALKVAEDVGRFIAQRNGVLLCGGRSGIMQAACFGACQAGGVTIGILPESKQEANPYVDIGLISGLGSRRNTLVVGFSDVVIALAGRWGTLNELTYAFIIKKPVVLIRGTGGCVDALISGAFHINSQDNPYYIADTAFDAVEKAFDLLKDQ
- a CDS encoding winged helix-turn-helix transcriptional regulator; translation: MNARGRIQTIIFVLYFLLAVIICSLNILVFASDYSSSETSPANTSSAQKHHEIDTTGEKSNVPYTSLITKTSLKKYPQIINGTKTTVIELPENSTVIQLPNNRIGVDYADVEKTVFPEGTRLTSHEKDILISIPEQPDTIKASNVLILPVEKITSSALIAQKIPKLDHYQVTITLPSFSSPVFHENINHYTIDWGDETIETYTKDDQVITHTYTNSGQYTIVFAITDSFGFTYELNKNCTVEYEGDLLRSYYVLEANKEPVAVTTSTSLGLLTLGFIALTETGKYKFLALLIVFIPLYTRIQKEDVLDQFVRGQIYGFIKTNPGVHYNQIRRKIDVKNGTLSYHLWVLEKTELIKSRREGLRYRAFYPTAMKFPKEERFRLTELQIQIVNLIQQNPGIHQKEIARVLHQKPQTINYNIKILAQADIIQVSKKGRKTRCYTKTRKQDETTTTT
- a CDS encoding ABC transporter ATP-binding protein translates to MTNDSSPILNTTSMQSGIGREVPNRKSAEAVIVLENVCKYYHVQKAVDSISFSVGRGEIFGFLGPNGAGKTTTIKMITTLLRPTQGSIQVCGFDVQKDPLEVKRRIGYMPDVPGFYGEMSAFEILEYYAEFYKIPREVRRKKIDELLTMMHLIDVKDKKIKTFSRGMKQKVGFASALLNDPEVLILDEPTIGLDPETIHLFRTVIRSLNEKGVTIFLSSHILSEVQAICDHVGIIRQGKIIAVDSIQGLSKKVSEKKNMLLIVSYENMTDEAVDVVQQIPGVIRVVNNSEAKKLEVEISPEKASISLINHTLVQHGIGVTGLERKQPDLEDIFLSLIRGGSP